TCAATTCGTGAAATATCAAGTATTTGATTTATGATGAAAAGAAGATTTTTGGAGTTTGATTCTATTATGTCAATATTTTTAAGAACTTTTTCATCTAGTTGTGGAAGAGATTTCATTAGTCCAGTTACACCTAAAATTCCAGAAAGTGGTGTTCTTAATTCATGAGTAATATTGTTGTAAAACATAGCTCTATAGCTACTCGATTCCTGAATTATTCTGTTTTTTTCAGTCAATTCTTCATTTCTGGAAAGCAGTTTTTCATATATCTTTCTTGTTTCAGTAAAGTTTTGTCCAATCATAACGTATTTAAACTCAGAGTTATCCTCGGTTTTTGCAATATGAAAGTGAACATAAACTCTTTTTCCAGATCGTGTTTTAAAAACAACTTCTCTTTCCTGTTCCAATGTCCTCTGATATGTATTTATTACAACTTTGATGATACCATTCAGAGTCATAAAATAATCGGACTGAAACTCCTCTTCATTGATTTCAAGAACAGTTAAAAAGCCCTTATTCCAATATTTAAGATTGAAATTGTCATCATAATAAAGTACAATGCTCTGAGTGGAACTTTCCATAAGAGCATTGTGTCTGGTAAGCAGACTTTCGTATAAATCCTTATATTTCTGATCCGTTATCGCTAAACTCTGTTGCTTCATTCAAATGATCCGTATCTATTAAAACTGATTCAATTGCTTTTAGTACCTTATCTCTTCCAGTAGTTTTCAGAGATGAATAAACAATATAATCAATTACTGTATCATTTTGAAACAATGATTTTAATTTTCTAACCATAATTGTTGCATCATTTTTTGACACTTTATCAGCTTTGGATAGAACAATTACTTGGTTGATGCCATAATGAGAAAACATCTTTATCATGTTTATGTCATTTTCTGAAGGATTGTGTCTTATATCAATTAGTGAAAAAGCAAGGGTAATACTACTTGTTGACATAAGATATTTGTTAACCATCTTTTGCCAAAAATCCCTTTCACTATGAGGAACTTTTGCATATCCATAACCAGGTAAATCAACAAAGTAAAAATTATCATTTACCTTAAAATAGTTGACAAGTCTCGTTTTTCCTGGAGTTTGACTTGTCTTGGCTAAATTTTTTCTTACTAAAACGGAGTTGATAAACGATGATTTACCAACATTAGACTTACCAGCGAAAACAAACTGAGGAGTATCATCAAAAATAAAACCTTCTTTACTTGAAGCTGATTTTATAAATTCACTTTTAAAAATTCTAAATTCCATAGGCGTCCTAACTAAACAAATTGACTAAAGTCAAGATTGTTGTTAAATAAAATTCTAAATACTTCGTTGACATGCTTCACATAATGCAGATCCAATGAATCTGTAACATCTTTTGAAATATCCATAACATTTTGTTTGTTTCTTTCAGGCAGTATTACAGATTTAATACCAGATCTTTTTGCTGCCATCAATTTAGAATTCAAACCACCTATAGGAAGTACATCGCCGTGAAGGGCAATCTCTCCAGTCATACCAACATTTTGCTTTACAGGAGTTTTTGTAATCGCACTAAGTAGAGCAGATGCTATAGTGATTCCAGCTGAAGGACCGTCTTTAGGAATCGCTCCTTCAGGAAAATGAATATGAATTTCACAGTTTTCAAAAAAATCTTTATCGATACCAAACTTATCTGAAATAGATCGAACATAACTCAAAGCAGTCTGGGCAGACTCTTTCATGACATCGCCAAGTTTTCCAGTTAAGTTCAATTTACCTTTCCCAGGAATGATATTGGTTTCAACCTTTAGAACAGATCCTCCAACACTAGTCCATGCCAGACCATTAATTTCCCCAATTTTCTCACCTTCAGTTTCGATTTTTTCGAGATGGGTCGGTATTCCCAAAAACTCTTCCAGATTTTCAAGATTTATATCAGTTTTAATTTCGTCAATGGATAACCTTGCAGCTTTTCTACAGATTTTTGCAATTTTACGATCCAATTCCCTTACACCTGCTTCCATGGTATAACCAGTAATTATGGAATATATCGCTTCATCAGAAAAAGTAAGATTTTCCTCAGATACACCGTTTTCCATCATCTGTTTTGGAATAAGATATTTACGAGCGATATTATACTTTTCCACATCAAGATAGCCATCAAGCTCAATTAACTCCATTCTATCCAAAAGAGGTTGAGGTATTTTTGATTTATCGTTAGCCGTAGTGATAAAAAGCACTTTGGAAAGGTCATACTCAACATCCAGATAATTATCAATAAATGTCGAATTCTGTTCAGGATCCAGAACTTCAAGTAAAGCTGAAGCAGGATCTCCTCTAAAATTACTGCTTAATTTATCTATTTCATCCAGAAGAAAAAGAGGATTATTTACACCAGATTTTTTTATGTTCTGGATAATTTTTCCAGGCATAGCCCCAATATACGTTCTTCTATGTCCTCTTATCTCGGCTTCATCATGTAATCCACCTAGAGCAATTCTAATATATTCTCTATCAAGTGCTCTAGCTATGGATCTTCCAAGAGATGTTTTACCAACACCAGGAGGTCCAACCAAACAGATGATAGGTCCTTTAATTTTATCTACAAGTTTTAAAACTGAAAGATACTCAATTATTCTTTCCTTAGGTTTCTCAAGACCGTAGTGGTCTTCATCAAGAATTTTTTCAGCTGATGCGATATCTATTTTCGATTTACTACTTTTTTTCCATGGAAGATTTGCGATTAAATCCAAATAATCTCTTACTAAACCATATTCTGGAGAACCGCTATGGATTCTTTTGAGCTTATCTATTTCAGCTAATGCTTTTTTTTCAGCATTTTCTGATAGTAAATTTTCTTCTATAAGTTTATAAATCTTAGTTACTTCTTCAACATCTGCTCCATCGATATCCAATTCAGATCTTAAACCTTTAATTTTCTCTTTTAGAAAGTATTCCTTTTGATCCTTCATTACTTTTCTTGAAACTTCTAACTCTACTTTTTTTTCAAGTTTGGAAAATTCCAGCTCATTTATAAGTAAGGTATGAACTTCATTGAGATATTCTTTAAGTTTTGTAAATTCTAAAAGGCTTTGCTTTAATTCAATATCGATATCAAGATGATATGAAATCATATCCAGAACACCAAGAATGGTGTCAGTTTCGTTTAATATTGCCAGTATATCCGGACCATCAGATTTTATAGTTTCATAATATTCAGAAAATAAGGATTTAATCATTCTAATAGAAGTTGTTATATATGGCGTTTTTACTTCTCTGATAATGATAGGAGAAATAACAGCAAACAGAGTATCACTTTTAACAGAAAACTCTTCTATTGAAACTCTTCTTATTGATTGAACCAAAGCCTTCTGACCAAGCCCTGGAACCTTGATAATTTGAATAATTCTGCCTATGCTTCCAACAGTAAAATATGAACTACTGGTAATATCAGAACTACCTTTGAATTTTTTTGCTAATAGAACAACTTCATCACCATTATTATACGAGTCTTCTAACATTCTGGCTAAATTTATACTATCAAAGCTAATTGTAAAAATTGAACCTGGAAATGGGATATTCTCTTTTGATGGTATTACTACATAACTTTTTTGAGAATCGACTTTAATTGGATCAAGGCTAAACTTTACGTCAGTAAAAATATTATTCATCAACAACACCTGCTTTAATTTAACTAGCTTGGAAATATAAGATAAATGGCTTCTAAAAACAAACAGATATTTGATTTATATAAGCTCAGAAAATAGTTAATGGTTGATAGCATAGGGATTTTTAACTTGGAAATTCATCACTATATAGTTGAGAGGTACATCTTGGTAAATTCAACCTCTATGCAAGTTTATTTTCTTGAATGAAATCAGATTTTGTCTTTGTGGAAAAGCTCGAGCATAGATTTTACTCATGGATAATACTTTATCTTCTCTGAAAAAAAGTGAAAAATGAGCTCATAAAAAAATCTGCTATTAACGATAAACATATTAATGTTTAGTTTTATTTTCGATTTAGAGTAATCCTATACTTTAACTATAATTGTCGATTATTTTATAGACTTGTACAAAAATGTTATTAAATTGTTATTTATCAGCATGGAATTGATGAGATGAAAAGACAAACTATAAAATCCAGACTAATTACACACTATTTCATAGTAAGTTTGTTTCCAATTCTCTTCTTGGTGTGGTTTATTTTAAATAAAACTGAATCATATCTCATTAATACAGCATTTTCAAAACTAGAGGCAGTTGAAACTCTAAAAATAAATGAAGTAATGGAGTTTTTTAAGGAGTTTCAGAATTCTGCAATTCTGCTATCCAAATTACCCTTCATCAAAAATCATCTTGAAAATTATCCTAATGCTCAACTTTCAGTAAGTAGTCAAAATTATCTTTCGGAGTTTGTTAAGCAGAATGAGTTCTATGATCTTTTTATATTCACTTCAGATAGCGGTAAGATTATATATTCAGTAGCAAAAGAGGCTGATCTTGGATTGCATATGGATATTGAAGATTCTCATCTTGCAGATACGTGGAGAAAAATGGATAGCCAACAAAAGGTTGAATTTTCTGACCTTCTTCCTTATTCCTACAGCTTTCATAAACCTGCTCTGTTCGTGGTAACTCCAGTATTTTCTAGCAATGAAGATTATATTGGAGCTGTTGGTTTACAGCTACCTTACGAAAAAATTAATTCAGTAATTAGAGAAAGAGAAGGTTTAGAAAAAAGTTCCGAAACATATCTTGTGGGTCAGGATTTTAGAATGAGATCTGATTCCTTTCTAGACTCTATAAATCACTCTGTTTTCGCATCATTCAATGGATCTGTTGAGAAAAATGGCGTAAACACACAAGCTTCAAAAGAAGCATTAAAAGGAAAGAGTGGAAAAGGAATAATTGAAGATTACCGAGGTGTAAATGTTCTTTCTGTATGGAGAAGCTTGGAATTTAACAATATGAGATGGGCTATAATATCTGAAGTTGATTATGATGAAGTATTAAATTCTACAATAGAATTAAAAAGAGTCATTATACTTCTTGTTTTTTTTATGCTCATTATAATTATCTATCTTTCATTATGGATGGCTTCTTCCCTTTCTCAACAAGTTAAAAAATTGACAAGTGCCTCAGATAAGATAATCGATGGGATTTTCGACAATTCAATTGAAAATTGTTCCATAAAAGAGCTTAACGAATTATCTGATTCGTTCAGAAGAGTTAGTGAAGAACTCAATAGAGTAATTGAAAGTGCAGACAATATATCTGTATCTTTAAACAATGATCAAAATCCAGAGATCATTAAGGAGGAGCAGTTTTCTGGAAGATGGAAAATCTTAGTACGAAGTATTAATCATTTGATAAATTCCAAGGAGAAATCTGAACAAAAAAGACTGGAAACAAAGGAGCTTCTGGAAAAAGCGATGCATTTGGCTACTATTGGAGGTTTTTCATCTGGAATAGCTCATGAGATAAACCAACCACTTAATGTTTTAAAAATGAGTATCGACGGTATAATTTTTATGATGGACAATAAAATCAACATATCCGAAGATAAATTAATCGAGAAATACAGATCCATATCCACCCAATGTCAAAAAGTTAGTGATATAGTTTACAATATTAGAAATCTCTCATATACAAAAGAACGCTTGAAAATCACAACTTTTTTTCCTTTAAAATCCATAGAAGATATTATTATGAGTCTTGGAAAAAATTATATCAAACTTGAAACAGACAATAGAACGTGCTCTTTACTTTCAAATAAAGTTATTTTTGAGCAGATAATTATGAATTTAGTAAAGAACTCAATTGAAACAATCAATAAAATGAATAATCCAGAAATCATTATCTCACTAAAGAAAAGTAAAAATCTTGTAGTAGATATAAGGGATAATGGTTCAGGTATTCCTGAAACTATTAGACATAAGATTTATGAACCTTTTGTTTCTTCATCTTCAGGATCAGATAATATGGGCCTCGGATTATTTATCGTAAAAAATCTTGTAAATAGATTAAGTGGACAAATTAGTTTTGAGACATCAGCAAAAGGAACAAAATTTGCAATAATTTTGCCAGACTTAATGGAGGTTTAATGAATATTCTAATTGTAGACGATGTAAAGGAAAATATAATAGCACTTTCTGATTTTCTTGATACAGTTGGATACAATACTTATCGTGCATCAAATGGAGTTGAAGCCTTAAAAATTGTGGATGAAAATGATATAAATTTAGTTATTAGCGATATTAGAATGCCTGAAATGGATGGATTTACTCTACTGGAAACATTAAAGAAATCTGTAAAATACAACCTAATTCCAATAATTCTTGTTACAGCATTTGGTGATATAGAAAATGCTGTTAATGCGATGAAAAATGGAGCGTATGACTATCTTTTAAAACCTATTGATATTAATGAGCTTTATGAGAAAATCAAACGGATCGAAAAAATAATCCAATTGGATAAGGAAAATAGAAAGTTAAAAGAAGAAAACTCTAAACAGAAGATTGTAATTGATAATTTGAATTTTCTAATAAGGGGTAAGGATAATTTCAATGTATCGGGTATTATTTCAGAGAAAATGAAAAATATTTATCGATTTGCTGAAAAATTGCATAATTCATCAGATACTCCCGTACTGCTTGAAGGTGAAACAGGAACAGGAAAAGAAGTTCTTGCAAGAGCTATTCATAATGGTCCGGATTTTGTCAAAACACCATTTGTTGCCATAAATTGTGCTGCCATACCCGAATCATTATTTGAATCAGAGATTTTTGGATATGAAGCCGGAGCCTTCACTGGGGGGAATCCAAAGGGGCAGATTGGAAAAATTGAAATTGCTGAAAATGGAACTCTTTTTCTAGATGAGATTGGCGAAATTTCGTCAATGATTCAAGCTAAACTTCTCAGAGTAATCCAAGAAAAAGAGTACTACAGAATTGGAGGGAAAAAACCAATTAAGTGCAATGTTAGGTTCGTTTGCTCAACTAATATCAATCTTGAAAGAGCGATGGATTCAGGACATTTTAGAAAAGATCTTTTTTACAGGTTCAGTGCAGGGCATATAAAAATACCTCCGCTAAGAGAACGAAAAGAGGATGTTTTACCATTAGCAGAGCATTTCTTGAAAGAGTTACGCCAGTTTGGAAAAACTGAATTAGCGGGGTTTGACGATAATGCAAAAAGTATCATCTCAGATTATTTTTTTCCTGGAAATGTTAGGCAGTTAAAAAACACAATTGAACGAATTGCTTTGATGGTCGATGATACGATTATTAAAGCAGAATATGTTGAACCCTTTTTAAAAGCAGTTAAATTTGATAGTATTATAATAAATCAGAATAAAAAAATTGAAATTGACACTCAGGATATAAAATTACCTGATGATCGCTTGGATTTGAATAAACTTAACTTAAAAATAGTTGAAATGGCTCTATTAAGATTCAAATACAATAAGACTGAAACAGCGAATTACCTTGGTATACCTAGGACATCGCTATATGGATATATCAAACGACTAGAAAATATTTAAGGATATTAAATATGAGAACTTTATGCATTAATTATTCTTTTATCTTTTGCAAAAATAATTATTTTTTCACTTTGAATGCAAACTTAAAGGATGTATAATATTTCAGTCATGGAGAAGTTATGAGTTCTGTAAAGAAATATACTATATACACAAAGTCATCTAAAGTTATCGGCTCCGGTGATTCAAGTATCACATCTTCTTTTAAAAATGGTACATATATCGATAATGTTTCTTATGGAGATAGTGGATACTTCTGTTTTGTTGGAAAACCTCATGGTAGCGATGTTTTTTTATTTGACTTCTATATAAATGGTCAATACCAATTTAGAGCTCCTAAAAGAAGT
This region of Candidatus Delongbacteria bacterium genomic DNA includes:
- a CDS encoding sensor histidine kinase; protein product: MKRQTIKSRLITHYFIVSLFPILFLVWFILNKTESYLINTAFSKLEAVETLKINEVMEFFKEFQNSAILLSKLPFIKNHLENYPNAQLSVSSQNYLSEFVKQNEFYDLFIFTSDSGKIIYSVAKEADLGLHMDIEDSHLADTWRKMDSQQKVEFSDLLPYSYSFHKPALFVVTPVFSSNEDYIGAVGLQLPYEKINSVIREREGLEKSSETYLVGQDFRMRSDSFLDSINHSVFASFNGSVEKNGVNTQASKEALKGKSGKGIIEDYRGVNVLSVWRSLEFNNMRWAIISEVDYDEVLNSTIELKRVIILLVFFMLIIIIYLSLWMASSLSQQVKKLTSASDKIIDGIFDNSIENCSIKELNELSDSFRRVSEELNRVIESADNISVSLNNDQNPEIIKEEQFSGRWKILVRSINHLINSKEKSEQKRLETKELLEKAMHLATIGGFSSGIAHEINQPLNVLKMSIDGIIFMMDNKINISEDKLIEKYRSISTQCQKVSDIVYNIRNLSYTKERLKITTFFPLKSIEDIIMSLGKNYIKLETDNRTCSLLSNKVIFEQIIMNLVKNSIETINKMNNPEIIISLKKSKNLVVDIRDNGSGIPETIRHKIYEPFVSSSSGSDNMGLGLFIVKNLVNRLSGQISFETSAKGTKFAIILPDLMEV
- the lon gene encoding endopeptidase La, with translation MNNIFTDVKFSLDPIKVDSQKSYVVIPSKENIPFPGSIFTISFDSINLARMLEDSYNNGDEVVLLAKKFKGSSDITSSSYFTVGSIGRIIQIIKVPGLGQKALVQSIRRVSIEEFSVKSDTLFAVISPIIIREVKTPYITTSIRMIKSLFSEYYETIKSDGPDILAILNETDTILGVLDMISYHLDIDIELKQSLLEFTKLKEYLNEVHTLLINELEFSKLEKKVELEVSRKVMKDQKEYFLKEKIKGLRSELDIDGADVEEVTKIYKLIEENLLSENAEKKALAEIDKLKRIHSGSPEYGLVRDYLDLIANLPWKKSSKSKIDIASAEKILDEDHYGLEKPKERIIEYLSVLKLVDKIKGPIICLVGPPGVGKTSLGRSIARALDREYIRIALGGLHDEAEIRGHRRTYIGAMPGKIIQNIKKSGVNNPLFLLDEIDKLSSNFRGDPASALLEVLDPEQNSTFIDNYLDVEYDLSKVLFITTANDKSKIPQPLLDRMELIELDGYLDVEKYNIARKYLIPKQMMENGVSEENLTFSDEAIYSIITGYTMEAGVRELDRKIAKICRKAARLSIDEIKTDINLENLEEFLGIPTHLEKIETEGEKIGEINGLAWTSVGGSVLKVETNIIPGKGKLNLTGKLGDVMKESAQTALSYVRSISDKFGIDKDFFENCEIHIHFPEGAIPKDGPSAGITIASALLSAITKTPVKQNVGMTGEIALHGDVLPIGGLNSKLMAAKRSGIKSVILPERNKQNVMDISKDVTDSLDLHYVKHVNEVFRILFNNNLDFSQFV
- a CDS encoding sigma-54-dependent Fis family transcriptional regulator; protein product: MNILIVDDVKENIIALSDFLDTVGYNTYRASNGVEALKIVDENDINLVISDIRMPEMDGFTLLETLKKSVKYNLIPIILVTAFGDIENAVNAMKNGAYDYLLKPIDINELYEKIKRIEKIIQLDKENRKLKEENSKQKIVIDNLNFLIRGKDNFNVSGIISEKMKNIYRFAEKLHNSSDTPVLLEGETGTGKEVLARAIHNGPDFVKTPFVAINCAAIPESLFESEIFGYEAGAFTGGNPKGQIGKIEIAENGTLFLDEIGEISSMIQAKLLRVIQEKEYYRIGGKKPIKCNVRFVCSTNINLERAMDSGHFRKDLFYRFSAGHIKIPPLRERKEDVLPLAEHFLKELRQFGKTELAGFDDNAKSIISDYFFPGNVRQLKNTIERIALMVDDTIIKAEYVEPFLKAVKFDSIIINQNKKIEIDTQDIKLPDDRLDLNKLNLKIVEMALLRFKYNKTETANYLGIPRTSLYGYIKRLENI
- a CDS encoding YihA family ribosome biogenesis GTP-binding protein; the protein is MEFRIFKSEFIKSASSKEGFIFDDTPQFVFAGKSNVGKSSFINSVLVRKNLAKTSQTPGKTRLVNYFKVNDNFYFVDLPGYGYAKVPHSERDFWQKMVNKYLMSTSSITLAFSLIDIRHNPSENDINMIKMFSHYGINQVIVLSKADKVSKNDATIMVRKLKSLFQNDTVIDYIVYSSLKTTGRDKVLKAIESVLIDTDHLNEATEFSDNGSEI